The nucleotide window ttaattaaaaataaaatataattttgaaattacttttttgtcctccatcgcgattgccttataaatattttttttttgcacatcttcccattaaggatattttagtcattttaatttgaaaccgttaattttttaatggcatTGACGTGGatacatatacaaaaataaggataaaaagggtagaataacaaaataagtattttacgagggtatacatgcaaatatcattttttttgaaagatattaatgcaaaattcaatatctaggagggtattcatataattttttttatttttttttgtttttttttgtggatcTCATCCCGCTTTAATGGTGCTGGGCCATGGGCTGGCTAAAGGACCGGGCCCTGACAATAATTATGATATCACCCCTTCTTTGTTTAAAAGCATCCTGATGTGCGTTTGGATAAAGAAATGAAACCAGTTTGGAGTCCTATGATGTTAAGGTTGTTTCATCTCACATTCGAGTTTTGTCCCCTTCGTCTGATGCGAAGAGATAGAAACAAGGTGTAGGTGGTCCAGGTCGATCGACAAGTTCACTGTTCTCAGATTCAAGCACAAAAGGTCAGAAGTCCAGAAAAAAAGTGACACGCTCAGGCAAAGTCCAGCTCTGCTTACGAGGACAGGCTCGGGAAGATCCGCACGTGTTATCGTTGGCCTGGGCTCTTCGTTTTTGTGCAGATGCTTGAAtataaaatccataaaaaagAATCAGATTAGAGTGTTGTGGCTGCCGCTGATATTAATTTAACTAGATCTTGGTACATTCGTTGCAtgcgattattttttttttgggcatcAACTTGCATAAGAGATAGTCTAGATTGCTCTGATCTTTCAAACTTATCAAATCATTTGATATACATGCTTTTTGTTTTGAGAATGGaacaattgaaatatttttgtgCTTAAACATTGGAGTAGGTTCTTGGTATAAAGCTGGAGGCTTGGGAGCTCGTGTCTAATACGGAAGAACCATCGTATATATATGCCTTGGAACCGAAAACTGGATCCCATGACAAATTTTTTCAGTTAATGATTTATGTGGAGTTATAATGGGAGTCCGATTAGAGTAGAATAATAGATCAAGGCAAGGAGAAGAAATGGCGTGGAGATGGACGCATATATGCCCTAAAGCCTCACGCACACGTCGACGCTCATGTGTCTGGGTTCAATAATAGTCAATAGAATACTTATAATCCTCCTTTTGGTTGTAGACAAATGTATCTTGCAAGTTACAGCTCAAAAGCTACTTATCTCTACTTATATATTAGAATCGGTAACGTACATCCATTGGCTAGGCGGCCTGGTGGATCCCACTGTTTTGTTTAAGAGTAACTTAGAAAAACCTTCATTAGATTTTCGTTTATTACGCTTAAATCCAATTGTTTGTAAAATCTACACTTACATTCAATTAAATTAACGAGATTAGTAGAACAATTTTTCTCATGTAAAAAGTTGAAATTGCCTTTTAAGTGAGGAGGAGGATAATATATGTTATCGGAGAAATTTTAGttctttgtgttttttttttcttgttctttggTTTAAATCTAAATTTCAGATCCTTTTGTAGATCCCGCGGTCAAAGCACGGGCAGGAGAAGTTAAGGCGGGGGAGCCGTTTCAGTGGCCAAATTATCAGGTCTTTCCTTCTTAATCCTCCTCTCTCGGTAGTCGACTCGTTACCATAATTTCATTGGTTTATGtacatttattattttattttgtgtaAATACCGTCGGATATTATGAATTCTTGAGTTGCTTTTCCCTGCTTTTCGTGTGCGCAAAATTTCAGAGATTTCCATAAATTATTTGGGGGTCCAGCGAGATTGTTTCCCTAATAAGGACtgcttttttatgattttttaatGAGTTTTATGCGAGGAGGACCTATTGGTGCTGACATTTTTGTTTTTCCCCCCGTCGTCACTTGACAGGTTTGGTGAGAAAGCTGTGCTGAAGGTGAGGAGCCAAGAAGGAATCTCTGTTGTTGCTGCTGATTTTTCAAGCTTGACTGGGACAATGAATCTGTATGCATTACAATCTCAATTactcttggtttttcttttctttttcctgacGTCTCGTGTTATATCAATGTTCTGTTACAGTTTAATAAACAACCAAAAAGATTTGTTCTGCTTCACCTGGTTCAGTTCCGAGGTCAAAGCCTCCAGATAAAGGGTAGCTGTCTTTGACTGCCTTATCGCTACTCAATCATCGTCCCCCTTTTGGAACTTTTTGACGTTGACTTATGGGTTCTTGTATTTACAGGGCTATTTCTTGCTTATGTTGCATATAATTTGCTGGTTTTCTTACTCTTAGTATATTATCGCAGGGCCATGATAAGCTCTCTTGGGCTTAGCATGATTCCTACAGGTAATAAATTATTGAACTAAGAACACCTAATGTACAATGTCCCATGCTTTTTGTTTAGAGCTGGCATCTAGAAATTTTACAGTAGCCTCTTTTGTTAATCTAAAATTCACCAAGTGATAATCATTTAATTTCTATGGTACTCTAGGATTGCattctattattatttttttaattgtttatcATCCTCTTGGAGGAGGGGGTCTAATACTTCATTCAATGAATCACGAATTCCCTATACTTGATCAATGAAAAATCTCTTCCTTTTAGTTATTGGATTAGTTgacaacttttttttctttttttggttgaaCTTAATAGTTCAATCCCATGAACTACGATTCTTCAGTAAAAAAGTTCTCATAGGATCAAATTCTAAACTATCTTTATGCCTACATGGTTTAAGCTCATGCATCAAGAGCAAAACTTGTTATTGCATAATATGCTTGCATGTAGGTTTCTAATGTCTTTACTAATCTTTAGATAAATCATAGTTTATGACACCTCTTGCTAAGCTtactaaatttttaaaaggaatGGGAAGATGGATGAAGATAATTTTGGCGGATGAAGTGGCGAGGTGCCTCTAAGGCGTCACATGATTTTGAATAATGCACCAATAGTGTATACTTCAAAGTGTTGGTAATGAAAGAATCTCCATCGAAAGAAGATGACTATGATAGAACTAGAAATATTAACATGAATGTGTTGTAAAAGTAGAAATAGAGTGACAAACTAATTTATTGGAGAGAGCATAGCAGACAAACCAATCCAGAAGAAAGTAATCAAGAAACATTTGGGATGGTGTGAGCATGTTTGATGGGAATTTGAGGAGGCCTTGTTTAGAAGAGGCTCCTGAATCTGTTTAAGATTTTTGAAAAGAGGAAAAGGCCTAAGCTGATGTGGATGGAAGTCGTtaggaagaaaatgaaagggctGGCTACCATCATGGAGGTAGTCCTAAATAGGAATGACTAACTAATAAGAATTTATGAAGCAAACATTAAATTGCTGGGACAAGCTTGATGATTACACTTACTAGTAAATGCATGCATTGCATTGTGTGGCATCTTAGATATAGAATGTGGTATCTTTAAATTGTAGATCTCTCAATGTGGCCTTTTCATATAGTTATACTGACCTTCTTACTTCCTTTAGTTTGAAGCAGCTTTTGAGTTTAGTAAGTAGGTGCTTTTGTTTAGGTAGCTATAAATACTTAGGGATAAGGGATATTGATGTTGTTGTgaagggtcaaaaggtaataaatCTCCTTATATGTATTGTATTATAAGATTGTATGGATTAATAGGTAGTAGGGGACACTAGGTGTGTACCAGGGGTCAAATTGcgcaataataataaatttaaaggGAAATCTAAGAAGTTATTTTccaataaataatgcataaagaaGGCCATTACCCAGTTATGGTCCTGGCAATAGGGGTCCTGGGAAGGGTAGACTGGGGATAAACCTAATctttggccttttttttttttttttttgccaaaaaTGGCTTTTCTAGAACTTGAAACTGTACTGCTGCACTTGTGAAACCATGCCTTTACCATTGCATCAATCAATAGACCCCCCAATGAATAATGCATGAATGTCAAGTAATATTTAGTATGCCGATGGTAAATATCACTCAGCTTTGTCCAATAGTAATATGGAATGAATGTGTTGCAAAGTCGTTAAGGTGGGTTGTCTGTGGAGTGAAGACAGTAGTGTTTTAAAACAATGTTTTTATTTGTTGATGGAGTTTATGATTGAAGATTGAGAATTATGACTTGGTAATGTGCCGTAGGAATAATATTATAGTAATACAGTGCAAccaggtcatgatctaatcggGAAGAAGGgaaattttttttcaacatgcttctcttgaatctcttcAAACATAGAAAAACTGGTAAAAGTAGGGTATAGGTCTCCTTTTTTCCATTAATGATGATAAAACTGAGTTGCAATATCTTTATTTAAACTAATTAGATCCTCCCTTACACAACCCAAGTTgaatttattttctattaaaaAATGGCACAACTTTTCCAAATTAGACATGTCTAGtgaaaataatcatgaaaaagTTAAAACCTTGCAAGAGGTGGATTTCAATTTTTATATCTACTTTGTTTTCAATTGCGTTGCTTTATTCTTTCCGTATTGAGAAATATGTCTGGTCAAAGTcttcatcaaaaagaaaattttcataTTGATCAGTCTATTTTTAGATCTAAAGATTGGAATTTGCCCTTGATCGTTAGGTGTGTTACACCCTTTAGGAGTTGGTGTCATGTTGCAGATCTCGAGAAGTTTCCGATTTTAGAAAAAACACATTAATCGAACATCGTACATGCAAGTCAGGATTTGTAGGAGCTGGTGTGTGTTTTGGCTTCCTGATGTGGCTATCTTGCTCCGAAACTTTATGCAGACCTGCCCGTAATAGCCAAAATGGTCCAAATGGAGTTTGGTGATCCTCTTTAATTCGGTCATAAGAGAGTAGCATATACATGAACAGGCATTGAGGTCAAATTCTAGTGAATGTAAAATAGGTAGTGATACTATATTAGTATAATGCAGTTAGGTCATAAAAGAGAGTAGCATATGGATGAATGGGCTTTGAAATCAGATTCTAGTGAAGGTAAAAATTTGGGAAAAACAATGGAACATGGTATATATAATTCTTTTCCATCTTTTGTGTTAAGAATTGTACCAACCCCTGCTCAATGCCTTAGTATATCTCTGTAGAGGCTTGTGTATCTTGAGTTTCTATGCTTGGACTACCTAGTTCTTGAGAAGTCATTCCTTCGTATGGCGGGAAGATGCTCAGATCAGAATGTTCAGAAATGCTAATGGGACTCTGCGATCCATCAGCATTAATTGAAGCCCTCATATTTGCTCTGTGTACAAGGCTATCACCAACATATGAGGATCCACCAATTGGCACGTCCCTTTTGAATGTAGAGGAGGTTAAATCTTTCTTGTCCCAGTATTTGCTCCACACTACAACTCTTGTCCAAATGGAATATCCGGAGCCCATGATTTTCAACTCATCCTGGTTCTTATAGATAAAGATAGCTAGGAATATCAAGAGAGCTGAAGTTGAAGTAATTCCCGTGGTGAGGAATAGTCCTCCAAAGTTGTTGAAGTTTAGCCTGTGTGAGCCTAGGGTCATGTCTTGATTTTGACAAGTATTTTCGTAACCAATCCATTTCCTCTCTATTTCCACCATTTTATCTCCCTGTGTTACATTTAAGACTGCCCTTGATACATCAGGGACTAATGGGGAACCTTTGGGAAAGACCTGTGAGACAGATAAAAGTAAGAATATCTCCATAATATGTTCATCTGTGATAAAAGATTCAAGCTTCCTACAGAGCATAAACAATGTATAATTTGCATGTATAAACAAGGATTTTAAGAACCTAAAAAAGTTAAATTTTGAGGTTTCAAATATCTATTTTGAGTTAtggagagagggaagagagaCAACTTACAAATCCAAACCCAGCAGTCTTGTAGGCTGGTCCAACCATTGTGTATCTACTACAGTGGTCTGCAAGGAAGCTCCTGACATATGGGATCTCATGGAAGATGGCAGATACACCATTATTGTGGCTGCCCTTAGAGAGTGCCTCTGCATATTCATCAGAACTTCCCAAGTCTCTAAGCTTGGACTCATCAAAGTGGAGCTGCATCAGTAGCTCTTTTACAAAGGAACCCCGTTTATAGCCAACGTAGTCACCATTTTTTATAAGCTGTTTTATTCCCGTAACAGTTGGCTGGAGCTGTTCAACAGTCAACATGGAGGTCAAACTAGCTGTGTAACTCGATGTGAGGATCAGCACGACAAATACCCATATGATCAGTACGATCTTTGATAAGTTGCTCTCCAGTTTTTCTCCTGAAACCATAGTAAAAATATTACTCTTTCTTGATCATGGCTGTGATTGCCTGACCTTGTCATTAGATAGCTAGGGGGTAATTACTTAACTATGACCAAAGACAAGTGTTGAGAAAGCAAAATAGAAGATGGTTCCGAGTTGTTTGGACGTATGGCCCCTAAATTCTTCGTTGATTCGATGCTCAACCACCCACACCACGAATcctgtaaagaaaaagaaggccaaGGTCCCGAGCCAGAGGTCCACTGTGAGTGGCTTCAAGAAGATCCATGCATTCTTTCTTGCATCCTCTTTGACTGGAACAATCATAACCACTCCTGATTCTGTGTATGGCAACGTAAAATCCACATACAAGGAACGGTTGGCTATGATTGTGACATCTCCTGCCACAGCATCATAATTCTGTCGAACCCAAATGTGGTTAGTAACTTATATGCAGGCAATGTAGCAATAGCGTTAGAAAACAATAATTCAGTCAGGTGATTTAATtttgttacttttttttttggttggggggtggggtggggggagGTGTGGAATGGTTTGGAATTGTGTTAACCTTGATGTTCTTAGGGATTTTTAAAATTTGCAAGAGATTGCTAGTTCTTCTGCAAAATAACAAACTTATCTGGTTGTACTGGAGAATCTTGTTAACGTGAATTTTACCTTTTCTTGAGTTTCATCAAAAATTATTTGGAACTAGAAACTTCTGGTTCTGCTTTTTAAATTCATAATATTTCTCTTCAATTGTTGGATCTTCTGCCACTATTGTTAGTTTTTGACTACTCACACACTTTATTCAATTTAACTTCCTTGCCTACATACCTGAATGTAGACCTGGTATATAAGTTCATTGTATGAACCTGCACTGTCCCCTGTGGCTTTTTCAAAAGGAACATACTCGTAAGGGATTGCATATGGCAAAGCTTGCATCACAGCATCAAAGACATCAATGCAGTACCCACTCACTGTTGTTGCATTGGTGAGAGGATTCCATTCCACCTTTACAAATTCATGAAACTCATCTTTTACAGGGACCCCTATCTTCAACTTTTTTTCACTTGTTGGGATTTCCCAACCTTTTGGCACTATGGTTGATTCTCCAGGCCAGAAAATGATGCTAAGATTAATCATGGAAGTTGAATAAGTTCTGCTAATTGGATTCGGTGTCCTTGAGATCCCATGTGCTGGTGTCCAGAAACCAATCACTCTTTCCCCTTTCCCAATTACATTAATTATTTGAAAGGTGGGTGATTGTGATTGCCCGTCAATGAGACAGAGTTCCCCGCTAAGGCCATCGAATTTGGTATCTAGGATTGCCTTGAGAAGACCTGGACCTGTCTCAGAGAATTCTAACATATCCAAGATGCCTGAATTGTTTGTGGTTTGGGGTTGCAAAAAAGTAGAATTTGTGATCCCAACTTTCTCTGCAGCCATTGCTAGTGCCCAAACTGTATCATATGCCCACAGGGCAAAAATGCTAAGCTCTGCCTTCTCAATATCAGGATGCTCCTGCCGGAATTTTCTTTTCCATCGAATGGTGAGTTCATCCAGCTTTCTTGTTTTTGGTACATAAGGCCTCACACCTAGTAGTCCTTGCATCGAGTCAAGGATAGATTGGTCAAAGGAATTTAATAGATTTGTTAACCCATCTGTTATAATCCACACATAACCTTTTGTCATCATTCCTGCCTCATTTGCCTTTAGAAAGAAATTGGTGCCAAGAAATGGTGCCATGTGCACAATGAAGACCCTTGTTTGCATGGTTTGTAGTTTGTATAACTCCCCTAATATCTGGTCATCGGTTACTGATAGAGGAATGACACTACGGTGGTGTACATGAGCATCAATCTCTTGTAGGGCGTCGATGAGATACGGCACGATGCCTGTACCATAATCAGTGTCTTCATACACAAGGGTGACTCTTCTCCATCCAAAGGCCTTAATAATGGCGGCTATAGCATTCACCTGAGAAGAGTCATTAAATGCTGTACGCACAAAATATGCTGCACGGGCAGGGGAGATAGAAGGGCTTGTTGCTGAAAAAGAAACAATAGGAACTCGAGTCTTGTTTCCAAGATCTGATATGAACACAGCTTGAGAAGATTTTTGAGGACCTATGATTGCCTGCACTCCTACATCGATTAACAACTTGAAAGCTGCATGCACATGAAGGAAATAAGTTTAGAAGTCATCCTGGTAAGTGTTGGGTTCTTGAAGGCAGGTCCATGACTTGACCGCCGGCTATTTTGGTTAAAAGTCAACAGAAGCTTAAAATTGCTGATGGCTAATTTATGATATCAGCCAAGTTTAAACTCTCCTACTTTTTGTTTCTTGAGGTGTTTTAAATCATGACCAGCAAgaagtttattattttttttgtcttttggtaGCTTCTAAAATTGGGTGACCATCCTTTGTCAATAGATGGTCCGAATAAATGGTGATGACAGCAGAGCTGTCATCGGATCAGATGGTAAGGGATAAATTAGTTGTGTGTGCAGTCTACACATTTTTTCCAGATTAGGGATCATGCATTATACCCCATGAGGGCAACATTTGCTGATTGGACATGTATACTTTTATGACGTGCATGGCTGCTACTCTGCTTAGGTATATGATGTCGACATGGTTGACTGTATGGTCAATCCTTAGAGTGACTACGGGTTCATGTTGATTGGAAATGGGCTACATCTATGTAGATATCTAAGACTTGATTAAAGCTTAGAAACACAATGGTTTTTCCTTATTCCTCCTCTCAAGAGATGGTTTCGAGGTTAAGATGAACTGTTACATTAAGTTCTAGACTGGTTCCTGTTAATTTTAGTTTGTTCTCCTTCCGGTGTACTAAGCCTGTTCTTGCTCTTATACCTTGGTGAACTCCTCATGAATTGTTGGTTTGTCATTTTTCTtattctagttttttttttttgttgctataGTGCTTCCTATTTCCTGTGTGTTACTGATGCTGTTAGCGATACTCGAGTGTTTGCACTCGATGCGTCTACTTGGTAATTAGTCTCTGAGCCATTCAGGTCTGTCAATGGTTTAGTCCACTGTTAAGGTAGGCTTCCTCTGTGCATGCCTAAGTTTATTCTCACTTTCTCAATCATTTTCTGATAATTTGATTACAGTCGATGAGTATTGCGATTCATAATATTGGATGTAATAGATGTTTGTGATGTAAAAAATATAAGAATCCATGTTGAAAGAACATCTTCATTTTATACTCAAGTTATTGGATTAATTAACCTGAAATCATATGGTTATGGTCCATGATAAAGATGATACAACTTTCAATACTCGTACTAATATAGCAGGGTATTAAAAGATTTCTGAGAAAGTAATTCATCAGATTTCAGTTAGGTAATTTGTATTCCTGATGAATTTGTTGTCTAGTCCTTGGTTCTACCTCAACATATTAATGACTAATTATTGTGAATAACCGTCCAACATTTGATCAAGTAACAAAAGAACAATCAATCAAAAAGTATGTTTCTTAACCATGATACCTAGAgtcttctctctctatctctctctcttctctctgtcAGACCACGGGCATGCTTGgtgtttctttttattttttctattctAAGAGTAAAATTGCAAAAATTGAGATAAAAAGTTGTGTGGtgctattatttttaatttttaatttttaatttttttaaaattatttctaaaataatgaaagaaaaaaattactttaattattttcaaaaacGAGAAACTAATATTTGTACCACCACTTTCACGACCACTATAGTTATCTAGGCCACCATTGCAATTGTTGCCTTTGTTTTTGCGGTAGCCACCATTCCTACCACCATTACCATATTTACTGCACAGCTATTATGATTGCCGTCTTCATATCGTAGATACCATTGCCATTGGTGCCATACcacaattattattattgtcgCCTCCATTATATAGTTGGCACCCCTTAGCACTACCATATCCACCACTGCCTCCACCAAACCACCATGAGTACCATTTGGCCTATATTGCCATCATCACTATGACTATTATCTCAATCATCATTATCATAGTTATGCTTTAAATATAAATGACTATACCAAATGcattatatttttcaaatttaaaaataaaagtaaaatttatattttttagagaaaaatgaaAGTGATGCTAAACATTATCTACGTagctctttttattgatttggaGTGCATGTTAGAAGTGGTGAGGCTCGGTTAGGTCGCAACTTGCACGAGCTCGTAATCTCTATTGGGTGATAATTAGTTGTTTGTGACTTCAATTATATGTATAAATATTCCCTTCCAATTTTGTATGCCAAAACAAAGCTTGATGGACGGGTTGTTTTCAGAGAGGAGATTTGAGAGATGTTACCAGAATGATAACTCCAGGGAAAAAGTAAAACGATCTACCTACCTGCAGAGGTGGCTCCAATGGCGTCCTCCTTGCCATCCTCGGTGTGGAGAATCAACCTTGTGGTGTAGTTACTGTTTGCAGCATAGAAATCATTGATTGCCATTGAGATGCTGGTCTGGCTCATCTTTCCAACCAGTGTTCCTGTGTCAAGGATTAGACCAACATGGACTGAGATTATCATATTGCTTCCATTGCCATTCTGAGCCTTTGCTATTGAagacaaaaggagaaagaagagaagtgtTGCTCTCTCCATCTGAAGCTGCCTTGCAAAGgataaaagaagaggaagaggaagggttTTGAGATAGAGGAACTCAAGGCCGTTTTGGTTGACTTATGTAGAGTTGACAGTTGGTAAGTTAGGTTTCCTAGaagttgtttgtgaggctaTGTCATTGTCTAAATACGCAAACGGTGCACCTTATTAGGGCCAGCGACTCTTGACAGATTCAACATTCCTTTCCCTTATGTTTTGCTTTCAAAAAGTTTAGAAAATTAATAATAGTGGCAAGTTCCTCTGTTGTATCGATCCATCGCTGGGATCTCTGAAGGTGAGTATATAATGTCTGGTTGTAtgtttttttcaaaaaacaCCAATATATAATCCTCTATGCTAACGGTCAGTTTTTACATGAACCAATATCTCTCGTAGGCCGGCTGCTGGCCCGTGCGTGGTATGCAGTATTCCGTTTCTCCTTTGAGGCAGTCTCTCTGTTTTTGGAGATATCAGGCAACATGCAACTACAATGGCTGCAGCTCCACTTTTACGCATCTTCTGTTACACTGAATTTCTTATTTGCGAGGAAGCTCGGCTATTCAGGTTGCATTATCGTTaagcaaataaataataaataacaagATCTCTCTGactttattttataaataagGTGTACGATTTTACATATAGCTGGGACTATTAAATTGATCCTTAGATGAGTCAAAAAAGACTCACTGAAACATCACATATTCCCATGGTCCAGATTTTGGATGAACGATGTCTCATGGGCTTTCTGGCTCCCACCTTTGAGGATACGGCTATGTGCCTTCAAAGTGACTTGGTTATTGGGAAGGGTCCATATGAAAACTTACGCCAGCAACATCAGATTTTGCTCTGATTTTTGAACGGCTATAATGGTTTTCAACGATCGGTCGAGACAGCAACTGGAGTAAGCTTGGCAGCAATATTCGTTTGATTCCGTGCTGTCGAAAACATTCTTTAGTTTACGAAAGCCAACGTCTTCTTCTTTGATCCTGCAGCCCCAGCTAATTTTGGTCCTGTTGCTTTTGCAAGTCTGCCGCTGAACCAGTCCCATAAGGAATCTCTTGATCCTAAAAattttccctctttcttctttgctgGTTTCTGGCTTCCATAATGTGTACGGAATCCTGTATGAAATGGTCGAACATTCTAACATGGATGGCGATGGATATGCGGTAAAGTAGATATGTTATGAGACTTCTAGATCATGAGTACATTATCTCGCTATGATAGCTgttgaaaaaaatattggatACCTCGATTTCGGACCAGATCTTCCTCCTTGATCTTAGACATAAACCAAGATTAACAACTCCAGCCTTAACCGAGGAGCCAATCAGCTGACGTGAGCGACTTCGGCCCCGACCGAGGAGCCGATCAGCTGAGGAGAGCAATCAACACGTGTTGATAAGGACTTACAATCCCAACAACTAACAGTCTTGGCAGTTTGCAATTGTGACAACACCGTAGTTTGTGCCCTACTGGCGCTACCTTTGTTCACACGGACTGGCATCCATGCCTCAATTGT belongs to Phoenix dactylifera cultivar Barhee BC4 unplaced genomic scaffold, palm_55x_up_171113_PBpolish2nd_filt_p 000728F, whole genome shotgun sequence and includes:
- the LOC103698939 gene encoding glutamate receptor 2.8-like codes for the protein MERATLLFFLLLSSIAKAQNGNGSNMIISVHVGLILDTGTLVGKMSQTSISMAINDFYAANSNYTTRLILHTEDGKEDAIGATSAAFKLLIDVGVQAIIGPQKSSQAVFISDLGNKTRVPIVSFSATSPSISPARAAYFVRTAFNDSSQVNAIAAIIKAFGWRRVTLVYEDTDYGTGIVPYLIDALQEIDAHVHHRSVIPLSVTDDQILGELYKLQTMQTRVFIVHMAPFLGTNFFLKANEAGMMTKGYVWIITDGLTNLLNSFDQSILDSMQGLLGVRPYVPKTRKLDELTIRWKRKFRQEHPDIEKAELSIFALWAYDTVWALAMAAEKVGITNSTFLQPQTTNNSGILDMLEFSETGPGLLKAILDTKFDGLSGELCLIDGQSQSPTFQIINVIGKGERVIGFWTPAHGISRTPNPISRTYSTSMINLSIIFWPGESTIVPKGWEIPTSEKKLKIGVPVKDEFHEFVKVEWNPLTNATTVSGYCIDVFDAVMQALPYAIPYEYVPFEKATGDSAGSYNELIYQVYIQNYDAVAGDVTIIANRSLYVDFTLPYTESGVVMIVPVKEDARKNAWIFLKPLTVDLWLGTLAFFFFTGFVVWLREKLESNLSKIVLIIWVFVVLILTSSYTASLTSMLTVEQLQPTVTGIKQLIKNGDYVGYKRGSFVKELLMQLHFDESKLRDLGSSDEYAEALSKGSHNNGVSAIFHEIPYVRSFLADHCSRYTMVGPAYKTAGFGFVFPKGSPLVPDVSRAVLNVTQGDKMVEIERKWIGYENTCQNQDMTLGSHRLNFNNFGGLFLTTGITSTSALLIFLAIFIYKNQDELKIMGSGYSIWTRVVVWSKYWDKKDLTSSTFKRDVPIGGSSYVGDSLVHRANMRASINADGSQSPISISEHSDLSIFPPYEGMTSQELGSPSIETQDTQASTEIY